The following proteins are co-located in the Micromonospora viridifaciens genome:
- a CDS encoding nucleoside hydrolase: protein MSTPIVYDCDPGNDDALAILAAVGHPGLDLLAVTTVAGHLVAEHTARNAAIALAAAGSAVPVSSGSALPLVRDQVLAGILDLEQGLDRVREDLPAVALDPRHAVDLIIDTVRARPGAVLVTTGPLTNVATALRKHPAVADDLARIITLSGAWGLGGKTAAAEFNVWCDPEAAAIVYAAPVPVTVLPTEASGGVPVDEDLVARVAQLPGPAAALAVELMRSLRGTHRSNVLGPTPVPLNDPCAVLYAADPGLGELVRVRADVELAGRHTYGRTVIDLGGRSPEPPNVEVVLRLDAAAVQDALVDSLRRLAP from the coding sequence GTGAGCACCCCCATCGTCTACGACTGCGACCCCGGCAACGACGACGCGCTGGCCATCCTCGCGGCCGTCGGGCACCCCGGGCTCGACCTGCTGGCCGTCACCACCGTGGCCGGCCACCTGGTGGCGGAGCACACCGCCCGCAACGCGGCGATCGCCCTGGCCGCCGCTGGTTCCGCCGTTCCGGTCAGCAGCGGCAGCGCGCTGCCGCTGGTCCGGGACCAGGTGCTCGCCGGGATCCTCGACCTGGAGCAGGGCCTGGACCGGGTCCGGGAGGACCTGCCGGCCGTCGCGCTCGACCCGCGCCACGCCGTCGACCTGATCATCGACACGGTGCGGGCCCGGCCCGGCGCGGTGCTGGTCACCACCGGGCCGCTGACCAACGTCGCCACGGCGTTGCGCAAGCACCCGGCCGTCGCCGACGACCTGGCCCGGATCATCACCCTGAGCGGCGCCTGGGGTCTCGGCGGCAAGACCGCCGCCGCGGAGTTCAACGTGTGGTGCGACCCGGAGGCGGCGGCGATCGTCTACGCGGCCCCCGTTCCGGTCACCGTGCTGCCCACCGAGGCCAGCGGCGGCGTACCCGTCGACGAGGACCTCGTCGCCCGGGTGGCGCAGCTGCCCGGCCCCGCCGCCGCGCTGGCGGTGGAGCTGATGCGGTCGCTGCGCGGCACCCACCGCAGCAACGTCCTCGGGCCCACCCCGGTGCCGCTCAACGACCCGTGCGCCGTCCTGTACGCCGCCGACCCCGGGCTGGGCGAGCTGGTGCGGGTCCGCGCCGACGTCGAGCTGGCCGGTCGCCACACGTACGGGCGCACCGTCATCGACCTCGGCGGACGCAGCCCCGAGCCCCCGAACGTCGAGGTGGTGCTCCGGCTGGACGCCGCCGCCGTGCAGGACGCGCTGGTCGACAGCCTCCGCCGGCTCGCCCCCTGA
- a CDS encoding ABC transporter permease, with protein sequence MNQFLYAALLSTTPVLLAALAAMFTQQANILNVAVEGMMLTAAFVAIAVGQATGSVAAALLAALLAGLLMALVFGVVTLILHADPLVAGLGINLLAAGVTVFLLERVYHNPGGLRPDSFPDLWRVEAGWLQAIPVIGPALNGQSIIVYLAILLVPVSSIVLYRTPLGYALRAAGEDEAAARAAGINVPRVRLIAVLFSGVLGGLAGAQLSMATLHFFLPDMTSGRGFLGLAAMLFGGATPGGSVAASALFGVAGAAGDRLQSGAIPNQLVLALPYIAAIVALSLSKAGVLRRIRTLRKVKATA encoded by the coding sequence ATGAACCAGTTCCTGTACGCCGCGTTGCTGTCGACCACCCCGGTGCTGCTGGCGGCCCTGGCGGCGATGTTCACCCAGCAGGCCAACATCCTCAACGTCGCCGTCGAGGGCATGATGCTGACCGCCGCCTTCGTGGCGATCGCGGTCGGGCAGGCCACCGGCAGTGTCGCCGCCGCCCTGCTCGCGGCCCTGCTCGCCGGCCTGCTGATGGCCCTGGTGTTCGGCGTGGTGACGCTGATCCTGCACGCCGACCCGCTGGTCGCCGGCCTCGGCATCAACCTGCTGGCGGCGGGGGTGACGGTGTTCCTGCTCGAGCGGGTCTACCACAACCCGGGCGGCCTGCGGCCGGACAGTTTCCCCGACCTGTGGCGGGTGGAGGCCGGCTGGCTGCAGGCGATCCCGGTGATCGGTCCGGCGCTCAACGGGCAGAGCATCATCGTCTACCTGGCGATCCTGCTCGTGCCGGTCTCGTCGATCGTCCTGTACCGCACGCCGCTCGGCTACGCCCTGCGCGCCGCCGGTGAGGACGAGGCCGCAGCCCGCGCCGCCGGCATCAACGTGCCCCGGGTACGCCTGATCGCGGTGCTGTTCAGCGGCGTGCTCGGCGGGCTCGCCGGCGCGCAGCTGTCCATGGCCACCCTGCACTTCTTCCTGCCCGACATGACCAGCGGGCGCGGCTTCCTCGGCCTGGCGGCCATGCTGTTCGGCGGCGCCACCCCGGGCGGTTCGGTCGCCGCGTCGGCGCTGTTCGGTGTCGCCGGGGCGGCCGGTGACCGGCTGCAGAGCGGCGCCATCCCCAACCAGCTGGTCCTGGCACTGCCCTACATCGCCGCGATCGTCGCGCTGAGCCTGTCCAAGGCGGGCGTGCTGCGCCGCATCCGCACCCTCCGGAAAGTGAAGGCAACCGCGTGA
- a CDS encoding acetamidase/formamidase family protein produces MNPLTGPIELRGVRRGDVVAIHLVELTPARDWGVSTLSPNFGALSGTRLSPNLQPEAAEHVWIWSVDAATGTVRTRTADGRELAVPLRPFHGTVGVAPAHGEVRTSAVPDAFGGNLDVPALGAGTTLYLRANVDGAMLYVGDGHFAQGDGEFGGTAVEGAMVTRLRTAVLAEEHLAARDVDWPRMETDDEIIAIGAGRPLEDAVRVAVHTLVRWVSQSCDLAEHDAYQLVSQGCSARIGNLVNPAYTVSVSLPKALLPGRPVIMGGLHDRLREHRTEAGA; encoded by the coding sequence GTGAATCCGCTGACCGGGCCGATCGAGCTGCGCGGCGTCCGGCGCGGCGACGTGGTCGCGATCCACCTGGTCGAGCTCACCCCGGCCCGGGACTGGGGCGTCTCGACCCTGTCGCCCAACTTCGGCGCGCTCTCCGGCACCCGGCTCAGCCCCAACCTGCAGCCGGAGGCGGCGGAACACGTGTGGATCTGGTCGGTCGACGCGGCGACGGGCACGGTGCGCACCCGCACCGCCGACGGCCGGGAGCTGGCGGTGCCGCTGCGCCCGTTCCACGGGACCGTGGGCGTGGCGCCGGCGCACGGCGAGGTACGGACCAGCGCGGTGCCGGACGCCTTCGGCGGCAATCTCGACGTGCCGGCGCTCGGCGCCGGCACAACCCTCTACCTGCGGGCCAACGTGGACGGCGCGATGCTCTACGTCGGCGACGGCCACTTCGCGCAGGGCGACGGCGAGTTCGGTGGCACCGCGGTCGAGGGTGCCATGGTGACCCGGCTGCGGACCGCGGTGCTGGCGGAGGAGCACCTCGCGGCCCGGGACGTCGACTGGCCCAGGATGGAGACGGACGACGAGATCATCGCCATCGGCGCGGGCCGGCCGCTGGAGGACGCCGTACGCGTCGCCGTGCACACTCTCGTGCGGTGGGTCAGCCAGAGCTGTGACCTGGCGGAGCACGACGCCTACCAGCTGGTCTCCCAGGGCTGCTCGGCCCGCATCGGCAACCTGGTCAACCCCGCGTACACCGTCAGCGTCTCGCTGCCCAAGGCCCTGCTGCCCGGCCGGCCCGTGATCATGGGCGGCCTGCACGACCGGCTGCGCGAGCACCGGACGGAGGCCGGCGCATGA
- a CDS encoding glutamine amidotransferase, whose product MTRKSVLIAGESWTVHSIHQKGFDSFTTTEYAEGVRWLREALEDGGWQVTYQPAHVAATDFPSTVEELNAYDCVIISDVGANTFLLHPETFTKSVPLPDRLAVLRDWVHGGGGVIMVGGYLTFQGIDAKARYAGSAIEDALPVTMHPYDDRAERPAGVTPAVQLPEHPAIRGVAGPWPHLLGYNVVQPRPEADVLVTVDADPLVVAWDYGRGRGLAFTSDCGPHWAPPAFTDWAGYAPLWQQMVSWTAGEGR is encoded by the coding sequence GTGACCCGCAAGTCGGTCCTCATCGCCGGCGAGTCCTGGACCGTCCACAGCATCCACCAGAAGGGCTTCGACAGCTTCACCACCACCGAGTACGCGGAGGGGGTGCGGTGGCTGCGGGAGGCCCTGGAGGACGGCGGCTGGCAGGTCACCTACCAGCCGGCGCACGTGGCGGCCACCGACTTCCCGAGCACGGTGGAGGAGCTGAACGCCTACGACTGCGTGATCATCAGCGACGTCGGCGCCAACACCTTCCTGCTGCACCCGGAGACCTTCACCAAGTCGGTGCCCCTCCCGGACCGCCTCGCCGTGCTGCGGGACTGGGTCCACGGTGGGGGCGGGGTCATCATGGTCGGCGGCTACCTCACCTTCCAGGGCATCGACGCCAAGGCCCGCTACGCGGGCAGCGCCATCGAGGACGCCCTGCCGGTGACCATGCACCCGTACGACGACCGCGCCGAGCGGCCCGCCGGTGTCACCCCCGCCGTCCAGCTCCCGGAACACCCGGCGATCCGCGGCGTCGCCGGCCCCTGGCCGCACCTGCTCGGCTACAACGTCGTGCAGCCCCGCCCGGAGGCCGACGTGCTCGTCACCGTCGACGCCGACCCGCTCGTGGTGGCGTGGGACTACGGCCGGGGACGCGGCCTGGCGTTCACCTCCGACTGCGGCCCCCACTGGGCGCCGCCGGCCTTCACCGACTGGGCGGGCTACGCCCCGCTCTGGCAGCAGATGGTGTCCTGGACCGCCGGGGAAGGTCGATGA
- a CDS encoding alpha/beta fold hydrolase, which yields MTMVPLNVASWGAAGGPVCVCLHGITANASSWTRLGPRLAQLGFRVLAPELRGHGESPKTADGYDTETLLADLAGVVPERPAVLIGHSFGGYLAQEAVLRGVFRPAALILEDPVSHQPDQQVPTAMLAYDREHLPRDIEGTLALNRHWTRLDAAGKVLSLEQVDWDGAWAAFAGNAPWDLRGSAARVAATVPTRWVLPGESRFVPAADVAALRAAVGADSVVVVPHAGHSIHRDDLDRFVDVVTSLYDPRSRS from the coding sequence ATGACGATGGTTCCGCTCAACGTCGCGTCGTGGGGCGCGGCGGGCGGTCCGGTCTGCGTCTGCCTGCACGGCATCACCGCCAACGCCAGCTCCTGGACCCGGCTCGGGCCGCGCCTGGCCCAGCTCGGCTTCCGGGTGCTGGCCCCCGAGCTGCGGGGGCACGGCGAGAGCCCGAAGACCGCCGACGGGTACGACACGGAGACGCTGCTGGCGGACCTCGCCGGCGTCGTGCCGGAGCGGCCGGCCGTGCTGATCGGGCACTCGTTCGGCGGCTACCTCGCCCAGGAGGCCGTGCTGCGCGGCGTGTTCCGGCCCGCGGCGCTGATCCTCGAGGATCCGGTCTCCCACCAGCCCGACCAGCAGGTGCCCACGGCGATGCTGGCGTACGACCGGGAGCACCTGCCCCGCGACATCGAGGGCACCCTCGCGCTGAACCGGCACTGGACCCGGCTGGACGCCGCCGGCAAGGTGCTCAGCCTGGAGCAGGTGGACTGGGACGGGGCTTGGGCGGCGTTCGCCGGCAACGCCCCCTGGGACCTGCGCGGCTCCGCCGCCCGGGTCGCCGCCACCGTGCCGACCCGCTGGGTGCTGCCCGGCGAGAGCCGGTTCGTCCCGGCGGCGGACGTCGCGGCGCTGCGCGCGGCGGTCGGTGCCGACTCGGTGGTCGTCGTACCGCACGCCGGGCACAGCATCCACCGGGACGACCTGGACCGCTTCGTCGACGTGGTGACGTCGCTGTACGACCCGAGGAGCCGTTCGTGA
- a CDS encoding ribokinase: MTGYQPDVIVVGSVNADLRIEVDMLPRPGETIHGGSPAWLSGGKGANQAIALARLGRAVALVGAVGSDQVSADLARQLAAEGVDTGRLATVDGPAGQAVVFVDPSGENSIVVSPGANAAVRPELVRRAHAELAGAKVVLAQLEIPVDAVLAAASATRGTFVLNPAPALPLPPELLRRVDVLVPNRGELAQLCTAALPVTVDEVAALARTLPCAAVVVTLGGDGALVVEGDTVRHLTPPAVTAVDTTGAGDCFCGALADALADGRPLVDAAAFAVRAAALSVTAAGAQASMPTREQVLALTAPTDRHAEDRMGVPK; this comes from the coding sequence ATGACCGGATACCAGCCGGACGTCATCGTGGTCGGCAGCGTCAACGCCGACCTGCGCATCGAGGTCGACATGCTGCCCCGGCCCGGCGAGACGATCCACGGTGGATCGCCCGCGTGGCTCAGCGGTGGCAAGGGCGCCAACCAGGCGATCGCGCTGGCCCGACTCGGCCGGGCCGTGGCCCTGGTCGGGGCAGTCGGCTCCGACCAGGTCAGCGCGGACCTCGCCCGGCAGCTCGCGGCCGAGGGCGTGGACACCGGCCGGCTGGCCACCGTGGACGGCCCCGCCGGCCAGGCGGTGGTCTTCGTCGACCCGTCCGGGGAGAATTCGATCGTGGTGTCGCCGGGTGCCAACGCGGCCGTGCGGCCGGAGCTGGTCCGCCGGGCGCACGCCGAGCTGGCCGGGGCGAAGGTGGTCCTGGCGCAGCTGGAGATCCCGGTCGACGCCGTCCTGGCCGCCGCGTCGGCCACCCGCGGCACCTTCGTGCTCAACCCGGCGCCGGCCCTGCCGCTGCCACCGGAGCTGCTGCGCCGGGTGGACGTGCTGGTGCCCAACCGGGGCGAGCTGGCGCAGCTGTGCACGGCGGCGCTGCCGGTCACGGTGGACGAGGTCGCGGCGCTGGCCCGGACGCTGCCCTGCGCCGCGGTGGTGGTGACCCTGGGCGGCGACGGCGCTCTCGTCGTCGAGGGCGACACCGTCCGCCACCTCACCCCGCCCGCGGTCACCGCCGTGGACACCACCGGGGCGGGGGACTGTTTCTGCGGCGCCCTCGCCGACGCCCTCGCGGACGGGCGACCACTGGTCGACGCCGCCGCGTTCGCCGTACGGGCGGCGGCGCTCAGTGTGACCGCAGCCGGCGCGCAGGCGTCCATGCCCACCCGGGAGCAGGTGCTGGCCCTGACGGCACCGACCGACCGACACGCCGAGGACAGGATGGGGGTCCCGAAATGA
- a CDS encoding ABC transporter permease yields the protein MSTMTELTAAVDAYQETRSVALRRRVRETWSASRRPLIAVVLTLVVGYLLVVVVSDDPVLAYQQLFLGNFASPANVGNLLMRTAPLLLIAIGIVFSFRAGIFNVGGEGQLYAGAISAAAVALSLPTLAAVPLIVLSVAAGMAAGAVVAWIPGQLKVRLNVDEVVTTLMLNFIVMLLTSYLVSKPLRDPTAYGATSKLLPPQSFLPQIPGLPTANIGFLLALLTVPVAWLVLFRTPWGAELRASGSNLRFAEAVGVRAKSQIIRAMLVSGGLAGLAGAVYVLGTGHRFEQNFSPGFGLIALTVALLARLHPVAVLLTSLFYAAMLNGAAYMQITTDVPRSLVSLLTGLLVVLMTVEFRRRHRARVQKEAGA from the coding sequence ATGAGCACGATGACTGAATTGACGGCAGCCGTCGACGCGTACCAGGAGACCCGGAGCGTGGCCCTGCGCCGGCGGGTACGCGAGACCTGGTCCGCGTCGCGCCGCCCGCTGATCGCGGTGGTCCTCACCCTGGTCGTCGGCTACCTGCTCGTGGTCGTGGTCTCCGACGACCCGGTGCTCGCGTACCAGCAGCTCTTCCTGGGTAACTTCGCCAGCCCGGCGAACGTCGGCAACCTGCTGATGCGGACCGCGCCGCTGCTGCTGATCGCCATCGGGATCGTCTTCTCGTTCCGGGCCGGCATCTTCAACGTCGGCGGGGAGGGGCAGCTGTACGCCGGCGCGATCAGCGCCGCCGCGGTGGCCCTGTCGCTGCCCACGCTCGCGGCCGTGCCGCTGATCGTGCTCTCCGTGGCCGCCGGCATGGCGGCCGGGGCGGTCGTGGCCTGGATCCCCGGGCAGCTGAAGGTCCGGCTCAACGTGGACGAGGTCGTCACCACGCTGATGCTCAACTTCATCGTCATGCTGCTCACCAGCTACCTGGTCAGCAAGCCGCTGCGGGATCCGACCGCGTACGGCGCCACCAGCAAGCTGCTGCCGCCGCAGTCGTTCCTGCCGCAGATCCCCGGCCTGCCGACCGCCAACATCGGCTTCCTGCTCGCGCTGCTGACGGTGCCGGTGGCCTGGCTGGTGCTGTTCCGCACCCCGTGGGGTGCCGAGCTGCGCGCCTCCGGCAGCAACCTGCGCTTCGCCGAGGCCGTCGGCGTACGCGCCAAGAGCCAGATCATCCGCGCGATGCTGGTCTCCGGCGGCCTCGCCGGGCTGGCCGGGGCGGTCTACGTCCTGGGCACCGGGCACCGCTTCGAGCAGAACTTCTCCCCGGGCTTCGGACTCATCGCGCTGACCGTGGCCCTGCTGGCCCGGCTGCACCCGGTGGCGGTGCTGCTGACCAGCCTCTTCTACGCGGCCATGCTCAACGGCGCCGCCTACATGCAGATCACCACGGACGTGCCCCGCTCGCTCGTCAGCCTGCTGACGGGTCTGCTCGTCGTCCTGATGACCGTCGAGTTCCGTCGTCGGCACCGCGCCCGGGTGCAGAAGGAGGCCGGGGCATGA